Proteins encoded by one window of Dioscorea cayenensis subsp. rotundata cultivar TDr96_F1 chromosome 6, TDr96_F1_v2_PseudoChromosome.rev07_lg8_w22 25.fasta, whole genome shotgun sequence:
- the LOC120263651 gene encoding uncharacterized protein LOC120263651, with protein MSNTLLPLNPSAFYTFSSSKFRSLVYLISHPYRCVNTTSIRRRCLSVSRASNDDMEVMKNIVETLPSAVPLFLLNLPSWANWLWGALVLLALPFYGRVRRIQDQVEETIETIAEVVESVAEVTEKASSAVADALPDGEIKKAVLEVEHIAQVVDKSAEAVEGFINKIDEIEADVDSLVNPLIKRKASLGEGEEKI; from the exons ATGTCTAATACACTTCTTCCTCTTAATCCTTCTGCTTTCTACACCTTCTCCTCTTCTAAATTTAGGTCTCTAGTTTACTTGATCTCTCATCCTTACCGTTGCGTCAATACTACGTCGATTAGAAGACGCTGTTTATCGGTTTCTCGAGCATCAAATGATGACAT ggAAGTAATGAAGAACATTGTTGAAACACTACCTTCTGCTGTTCCCCTCTTCTTACTCAATCTTCCGTCttg GGCAAACTGGTTATGGGGTGCATTGGTTCTCTTAGCTTTGCCATTTTATGGAAGAGTAAGAAGGATCCAAG aTCAAGTGGAGGAGACAATAGAGACAATAGCTGAAGTTGTAGAAAGTGTGGCGGAAGTTACAGAGAAGGCATCATCAGCGGTGGCCGATGCATTGCCAGATGGAGAGATAAAGAAGGCAGTTTTGGAAGTAGAACATATAGCTCAAGTCGTGGACAAGAGTGCTGAGGCTGTTGAAGGCTTCATCAATAAG ATTGATGAGATTGAGGCTGACGTGGACTCATTGGTGAATCCTTTGATCAAAAGGAAGGCTTCATTGGGAGAAGGAGAGGAAAAGATTTGA